The following are encoded together in the Synergistaceae bacterium genome:
- a CDS encoding FAD-dependent oxidoreductase: MTKYLILGAGPAGLSFAHRLLKLGEKDFIILEANNEAGGLCRSLKVDGSIIDIGGGHILDVRRPEVVKFLFDFMPRSEWNYFTRDTIINFQGQNISHPFEANIWQLDIESQVNFLCSIARAGCVTGKSKPEKFCDWIIWKLGEKIARDYMLPYNQKMFGDELNNLGTYWLEKLPEVSFEDTLKSCLEHRARAKQPGHAEFFYPVKSGYGELWLRMAKSLERQIFYNQHVSCVDFDSLRVKTLEGGEFNADIIINTIPYKEFRELSGMPDSLRDSINELKHTSIAIKYFHENLNISAQWVYCPDLNLPYHRIFLQHNILPDSVGYWTETNAERLSPGEKVLYLNKYSYPLNTLNKPRVMNNLLTWLKSKNFYGLGRWGEHQHYNSDLVVELAIKLADKLVAG, from the coding sequence ATGACTAAATATTTAATTCTCGGAGCGGGGCCGGCTGGTCTTAGTTTTGCACATAGATTATTAAAGCTGGGTGAGAAAGATTTTATAATTCTTGAAGCAAATAACGAGGCTGGCGGGCTGTGTAGATCTCTCAAAGTTGACGGCTCAATAATTGATATAGGCGGCGGGCATATTCTCGACGTCAGGCGGCCTGAAGTAGTAAAATTTTTATTTGATTTCATGCCTCGTTCAGAATGGAATTATTTTACTCGCGACACTATAATAAATTTTCAGGGGCAAAATATCTCTCACCCTTTTGAAGCTAATATTTGGCAGCTCGATATTGAATCTCAAGTAAATTTTTTGTGTTCGATTGCCCGGGCCGGCTGTGTTACTGGTAAGAGTAAACCTGAAAAATTTTGCGACTGGATTATATGGAAGCTCGGCGAGAAAATAGCGCGTGATTATATGCTGCCTTATAATCAAAAAATGTTCGGTGATGAATTAAATAATTTAGGCACTTATTGGCTTGAGAAATTGCCGGAAGTCAGCTTTGAAGACACCTTAAAATCTTGTCTTGAGCACAGAGCCCGCGCAAAACAGCCCGGACATGCTGAATTCTTTTATCCCGTAAAATCCGGTTATGGTGAATTATGGCTGAGAATGGCAAAATCTCTTGAAAGACAAATTTTTTATAATCAGCACGTTTCTTGTGTAGATTTTGACTCGTTGAGAGTTAAGACTCTTGAGGGCGGCGAATTCAACGCAGATATAATCATTAACACTATACCCTATAAAGAATTTCGCGAGCTTTCAGGAATGCCCGACTCTTTGCGCGATTCTATAAATGAACTCAAGCACACTTCTATAGCGATAAAATATTTTCATGAGAATCTAAATATTTCGGCTCAATGGGTATATTGTCCTGACTTGAATCTGCCCTATCACAGAATATTTTTACAGCATAATATTTTGCCTGACAGCGTAGGCTACTGGACTGAGACGAATGCAGAAAGATTATCACCCGGCGAAAAAGTTTTATACTTGAATAAATATTCATATCCGTTAAATACGCTTAACAAGCCGCGAGTCATGAATAATTTATTAACGTGGCTTAAAAGCAAAAATTTTTACGGGCTCGGACGCTGGGGGGAACATCAGCATTATAACTCGGATTTAGTTGTCGAACTTGCTATAAAACTTGCTGATAAATTAGTTGCTGGGTAA
- a CDS encoding sodium-dependent transporter has product MEGNSRETFASRLGFIFLSAGCAIGLGNVWRFPFITGKYGGAAFVLIYIAFLLLLALPIMVMEFSVGRASKKSPSRSFAVLRPEHKVWSIWGYAAWLGNILLMMFYTTITGWMLIYTYNSAIGSFEGLNAEAVGKFFGDFLDSPSQMVIGMTLSVLIGSAVCFSGLRNGVERVTKIMMCGLLIIMISLAVRSVTLEGSEKGLEFYLKPDFSKLVSDGLMTALYAALGQAFFTLSLGIGSMAIFGSYIEKDRSLFGESLIVTGLDTFVALTAGLIIFPACFAYGINPGAGPGLIFVTLPNMFNAMPSGQIWGTLFFLFMSFAALSTVIAVFENIVACFMDQFGWTRKKSVIIMTILVFVLSIPCALGFNLWKDIQPLGAGTGVLDLEDFIVSNNMLPFGSVIYLLFCVTRYGWGWDNFIKEADEGKGLKFPAALRCYLTYIVPVIMLVIIGVGYYQTFAK; this is encoded by the coding sequence TTGGAAGGTAATTCAAGAGAAACATTTGCGAGCAGATTAGGATTTATATTTTTGTCTGCAGGCTGTGCAATAGGACTCGGCAATGTTTGGCGATTCCCATTTATAACGGGTAAATACGGCGGGGCTGCGTTTGTGTTGATTTATATAGCATTCTTGCTGTTGTTAGCTCTACCCATTATGGTAATGGAATTTTCCGTAGGCCGTGCCTCAAAAAAAAGTCCCTCGCGTTCATTTGCTGTCTTGCGTCCTGAGCATAAAGTCTGGTCAATATGGGGCTATGCTGCGTGGCTTGGAAATATTTTACTCATGATGTTTTATACGACTATAACGGGCTGGATGTTGATATATACTTATAATTCAGCGATCGGAAGTTTTGAGGGGCTTAATGCTGAGGCGGTCGGCAAATTTTTCGGTGATTTTCTTGATTCTCCGTCTCAAATGGTCATCGGCATGACCCTTTCTGTATTAATCGGCTCTGCTGTATGTTTTTCAGGTTTGAGAAATGGAGTCGAGCGCGTTACAAAAATTATGATGTGCGGCCTGTTAATAATCATGATTTCTCTTGCTGTCAGGTCTGTAACTCTTGAAGGTTCAGAGAAAGGACTAGAATTTTATCTCAAGCCCGATTTCAGCAAATTAGTATCAGACGGACTCATGACAGCTTTATATGCGGCACTGGGTCAGGCGTTTTTTACGTTGAGTCTTGGTATAGGCTCAATGGCCATATTTGGAAGTTACATCGAGAAAGATAGATCTTTATTCGGTGAAAGTTTAATAGTAACAGGGCTTGACACTTTTGTAGCATTGACTGCGGGATTAATAATATTTCCTGCCTGTTTTGCCTATGGAATTAACCCCGGAGCAGGTCCCGGCCTAATATTTGTTACGCTGCCTAACATGTTTAATGCGATGCCGAGCGGACAAATCTGGGGGACATTATTTTTCCTGTTTATGAGTTTCGCGGCACTCTCTACAGTTATAGCAGTCTTTGAAAATATTGTAGCTTGTTTCATGGATCAATTTGGCTGGACTAGAAAAAAATCAGTTATTATCATGACAATTTTAGTTTTTGTGTTATCGATTCCATGTGCATTAGGCTTTAATTTATGGAAAGATATTCAGCCTTTAGGAGCTGGCACGGGCGTTCTTGATCTTGAAGATTTTATTGTAAGCAATAACATGCTCCCGTTCGGTTCAGTTATATATTTATTATTCTGTGTTACTCGTTACGGCTGGGGCTGGGATAATTTCATAAAGGAAGCTGACGAGGGGAAGGGACTCAAATTTCCGGCTGCTTTACGCTGTTATTTGACGTATATCGTGCCTGTTATCATGCTTGTAATTATCGGAGTCGGTTATTATCAGACTTTCGCAAAATAA
- a CDS encoding sodium-dependent transporter codes for MQDLNKSRETLGSRLGFIFLSAGCAIGLGNVWRFPFITGQYGGAAFVLIYIFFLLFLALPILVMEFAVGRASQKSVSQSFEVLAPNKKIWSLWGYAGWLGCILLMMYYTVVAGWMIAYTCYSASGILEGITPDEVGAVFGGLVSNPERTALWLYVAVSIGFIVCCAGLEAGVERVTKIMMAGLLIIMIALAVRSVTLEGSEKGLKFYLQPSFENLTAKGFWTSVYAALGQAFFTLGLGVGSMAIFGSYISKEKSLMGESLIITGLDTFVALTAGLIIFPACFAYGINPGAGPGLIFVTLPNMFNSMPNGRIWATLFFLFMSFAALSTVIAVFENIIACFMDKFNMKRVPASIITCVGIFILSLPCAFGFNIWSGFQPLGEGSNVLDLEDFILSNNILPIGTTIYLLFCVTRYGWGWDNFIKEVDTGEGLKFPKFLRGYLTYVVPVIMLVIFVVGYWEKFF; via the coding sequence ATGCAGGATTTAAATAAATCGCGTGAGACTTTAGGGAGCAGACTGGGATTTATATTTTTGTCAGCAGGTTGTGCAATAGGTCTCGGAAACGTTTGGAGATTTCCATTTATCACCGGACAATACGGCGGAGCAGCTTTTGTATTAATATATATATTCTTCCTGTTATTTCTTGCGCTGCCCATTTTAGTAATGGAGTTTGCAGTAGGCCGGGCATCTCAAAAAAGTGTGAGTCAATCCTTTGAAGTCCTTGCGCCTAATAAAAAAATTTGGTCATTATGGGGTTATGCGGGCTGGCTGGGCTGTATATTACTCATGATGTATTACACTGTTGTAGCCGGATGGATGATAGCATATACTTGTTATTCAGCGTCGGGAATTCTTGAGGGCATTACACCGGACGAGGTCGGAGCAGTTTTTGGCGGTCTTGTCTCGAATCCTGAACGTACAGCACTTTGGCTATATGTCGCAGTCTCAATTGGCTTTATAGTCTGTTGTGCAGGTCTTGAGGCCGGAGTCGAGCGCGTTACAAAAATTATGATGGCCGGGCTGTTAATAATTATGATAGCTCTTGCAGTAAGATCCGTAACTCTTGAGGGTTCAGAGAAGGGACTAAAATTTTATTTGCAGCCCAGTTTTGAGAATTTAACAGCAAAAGGTTTCTGGACGAGCGTTTATGCAGCACTGGGACAAGCATTTTTCACGCTGGGACTGGGAGTCGGAAGCATGGCCATATTCGGAAGTTATATCAGCAAAGAAAAATCTTTAATGGGTGAAAGTTTAATAATTACCGGACTTGACACGTTTGTTGCTTTAACTGCAGGATTAATAATATTCCCGGCCTGTTTTGCTTATGGAATTAACCCCGGAGCCGGCCCCGGATTGATATTTGTTACTCTTCCTAACATGTTTAACTCAATGCCGAACGGGAGAATCTGGGCTACACTATTTTTCTTGTTTATGAGTTTTGCCGCGCTGTCTACAGTTATAGCAGTGTTCGAGAATATAATAGCCTGCTTTATGGACAAATTTAATATGAAGAGAGTACCAGCCTCAATTATTACATGCGTGGGAATCTTTATTCTGTCATTGCCCTGCGCTTTCGGGTTTAATATTTGGTCAGGATTCCAGCCGCTGGGAGAAGGCTCGAATGTATTAGATCTCGAAGATTTTATCTTGAGTAATAATATTTTGCCGATCGGAACGACTATATATTTATTATTCTGCGTTACTCGTTACGGGTGGGGCTGGGATAATTTTATTAAAGAAGTCGACACGGGCGAAGGACTCAAATTCCCGAAATTTTTGCGCGGCTATTTAACTTATGTAGTGCCGGTTATAATGCTCGTTATATTCGTTGTAGGCTACTGGGAGAAATTTTTCTAG
- a CDS encoding rubredoxin, whose protein sequence is MKKYVCTVCGYVYDPAVGDPDNGIPAGTAFEDLPEDWTCPPCGVGKEMFEAE, encoded by the coding sequence ATGAAAAAATACGTTTGCACAGTATGCGGTTACGTCTATGATCCTGCAGTAGGAGACCCTGATAACGGAATTCCCGCGGGTACAGCTTTTGAAGATTTGCCGGAAGATTGGACTTGCCCCCCTTGCGGAGTAGGTAAAGAAATGTTCGAGGCAGAATAA
- a CDS encoding flagellin, producing MRIYHNIPALTAYNSLNATNTAMEKSIQKLSTGLRINSAADDAAGFAISEKMRSQINGLEIAIRNTQDATSMLQVAEGALGETNSMLQRMRELSVQASNDTLTSQDRSYIQLEIDQLVDQINRVANTTQFNKKRLLDGSSAGITSSSNLSVRAFVRGSLRELDQFGQKKSFEGNYKIKVNVDPNQTGQGQVQKSSIMTIKHPNVITDVEINSDEGIVKVAVDNLPAANFELSAVTTPPVSSASAISSYYGFDEAADLSEVQAYFTPTITTTAGDINNASILFEITSTSSDSITLKAQSNILGLDGTVNSAVMENIILRNDGTTTTTPDLSKLIGLDDDAGAFNLALAIQPDADAPEFKTGDKFVFNVVGESTTTAADMGVSVTATQDPDWPYNWTTNNNTAGESVFADTGTLTYALNSSNCQNKDIHFRNYYLDQQRGTVYDGDIIITTDDNFAVANMTDGDTLTKFTAAYIGKTATGDTKLRDLNTFWNTSGVFMLENPQTITITQGDGKKASVTLYATDTLNELRSKFNSAIANDLGQSQYVNGSYSDYFCTFVEKEQGVDMPAQGLETVPGTFIFRSLLAGSAGDLTFSGDEDLINTLAFNVVKESSVAAFQASIYDAHTGTPIATNVKVSDNHLIGILHDNVDIEFDAMAGIQATWSPTEKNFILTPTSNGYEATIHIVDSSTVFQIGANEGEDIAIDIGNMSAASLGVTKVNVATRETAAAAIGIIDHAINIVSSQRAKIGAYQNALDYTSENLTTTMTNLSAAESRIRDADMAKEMMEFVKLQILNQSGTSMLAQANQLPQSVLSLLQ from the coding sequence ATGAGGATTTATCACAATATACCGGCACTCACAGCGTATAACTCGTTAAATGCGACAAATACGGCTATGGAGAAATCAATTCAGAAACTCTCAACAGGTTTGAGAATTAACTCGGCAGCAGATGACGCGGCAGGATTCGCAATCAGTGAAAAAATGCGCTCGCAGATTAACGGACTCGAAATCGCAATAAGAAACACTCAAGACGCTACGTCAATGCTTCAGGTCGCGGAAGGTGCACTCGGCGAGACAAATTCAATGCTTCAGAGAATGCGCGAACTTTCTGTACAGGCTTCAAATGATACTCTTACTTCACAAGACAGAAGTTATATACAGCTTGAAATCGATCAGCTCGTTGACCAGATTAACAGAGTCGCGAATACGACACAATTTAACAAGAAGAGATTACTTGACGGCAGTTCAGCAGGTATAACATCATCGAGTAATTTAAGCGTCAGGGCATTCGTTCGCGGTTCATTGAGGGAGCTCGACCAGTTCGGCCAGAAAAAATCTTTTGAGGGTAACTATAAAATTAAAGTAAACGTCGATCCTAATCAGACAGGACAAGGCCAAGTGCAGAAATCTTCTATTATGACGATTAAGCATCCTAATGTAATTACAGACGTAGAAATTAACAGCGATGAAGGCATTGTTAAAGTTGCAGTCGATAATTTACCGGCCGCAAATTTTGAATTAAGTGCTGTAACAACTCCTCCTGTTTCATCAGCCAGCGCAATTTCTTCATATTATGGATTTGATGAGGCTGCTGATTTAAGCGAAGTTCAGGCATATTTTACTCCGACTATAACAACAACTGCAGGCGATATTAATAATGCCAGTATCTTATTTGAGATTACTTCTACAAGTTCAGACAGCATTACTCTTAAAGCACAGTCAAATATTCTCGGACTTGACGGAACTGTAAACAGTGCTGTAATGGAAAATATTATTTTGCGCAATGACGGCACTACTACAACTACGCCGGATTTATCAAAACTTATCGGACTTGATGACGATGCCGGAGCATTCAATTTAGCTCTTGCAATACAGCCCGATGCTGATGCCCCCGAATTCAAGACAGGCGATAAATTTGTCTTTAACGTAGTCGGTGAAAGCACAACGACTGCCGCAGATATGGGAGTAAGTGTTACAGCAACTCAAGATCCCGACTGGCCATATAACTGGACTACGAATAATAATACAGCTGGTGAAAGTGTCTTTGCTGATACGGGCACATTAACTTATGCGCTTAATTCGTCCAATTGTCAGAATAAAGATATTCATTTCCGTAATTATTATTTAGATCAACAGAGGGGCACTGTTTACGACGGCGATATTATTATTACAACTGATGATAATTTTGCTGTTGCTAATATGACGGACGGCGACACCCTCACGAAATTTACAGCTGCATATATCGGCAAGACAGCAACGGGAGATACAAAGCTCCGTGATTTAAATACATTTTGGAACACTTCAGGCGTATTTATGCTTGAGAATCCGCAGACAATTACAATTACTCAGGGCGACGGCAAGAAAGCAAGCGTTACTCTTTATGCTACTGATACACTTAACGAGCTTCGTTCTAAATTTAACAGCGCAATTGCAAACGATCTCGGTCAATCCCAGTATGTTAACGGCTCTTACTCTGATTATTTCTGCACGTTCGTTGAGAAAGAACAGGGAGTCGACATGCCCGCACAAGGTCTTGAGACAGTACCCGGCACGTTTATTTTCAGGTCATTGCTTGCAGGTTCAGCGGGTGATTTGACGTTCAGCGGCGACGAAGATTTAATTAACACTCTTGCGTTCAACGTCGTTAAAGAAAGCTCAGTAGCAGCCTTCCAAGCCTCGATTTATGACGCTCACACCGGCACGCCTATAGCAACAAATGTGAAAGTCTCTGATAATCACTTAATCGGGATACTTCATGACAATGTAGATATTGAATTTGACGCTATGGCAGGAATTCAGGCAACATGGAGTCCTACAGAGAAAAACTTTATTCTTACTCCGACAAGTAACGGCTATGAGGCTACAATTCACATCGTTGACAGCTCTACAGTCTTCCAAATCGGCGCAAATGAGGGCGAAGATATTGCTATAGACATCGGCAACATGTCAGCAGCTTCACTCGGTGTAACTAAAGTAAACGTCGCAACCCGTGAGACAGCAGCCGCAGCAATAGGAATTATCGACCACGCTATTAATATCGTATCGAGTCAGCGTGCTAAAATCGGCGCATATCAGAACGCTTTAGACTACACAAGCGAGAACTTGACAACTACAATGACAAATTTAAGCGCGGCAGAGTCCAGAATCAGAGACGCAGATATGGCAAAGGAAATGATGGAGTTCGTGAAACTTCAGATTCTCAACCAGTCCGGCACGTCAATGCTCGCACAGGCCAACCAGCTCCCGCAGTCAGTGTTAAGTTTATTGCAGTAA
- the gap gene encoding type I glyceraldehyde-3-phosphate dehydrogenase, translating into MAVRVAINGFGRIGRLAFRQMFDAEGYEVVAINDLVKPSMLAHLLKYDTTHGSYKKNSITADDEAGKITVDGKDITIYAKPKAEELPWGELKIDVVLECSGFYASKEKAQAHITAGARKVVISAPAGNDLPTIVYNVNHKTLKASDTIISAASCTTNCLAPMAKALNDLAPIVSGFMTTVHAYTGDQMILDGPHRKGDLRRARAAACNIVPNSTGAAKAIGLVIPELSGKLDGAAQRVPTPTGSTTILDAVVEGTWTKEQVNDQMKKEATESFEYNTDQIVSSDIIDSTAGSIFDATQTKCKPVGDKMTLVQVVSWYDNENSYTSQMVRTIKYFSELK; encoded by the coding sequence ATGGCTGTAAGAGTTGCAATTAACGGCTTTGGAAGAATCGGAAGACTTGCTTTCCGTCAAATGTTCGATGCAGAGGGCTACGAAGTCGTCGCTATTAATGACCTTGTTAAACCCAGCATGTTAGCTCACCTTCTCAAATATGACACAACGCACGGAAGCTACAAGAAAAATAGTATCACAGCCGATGACGAGGCCGGAAAAATCACAGTAGACGGCAAAGATATTACCATTTACGCAAAGCCGAAAGCAGAAGAATTACCCTGGGGCGAATTAAAAATTGATGTCGTTCTTGAGTGCTCAGGATTCTACGCTTCAAAAGAGAAGGCACAGGCTCATATCACCGCAGGAGCCCGCAAAGTAGTTATCTCTGCACCCGCCGGAAATGATTTACCCACAATCGTTTATAACGTCAATCACAAGACACTCAAGGCAAGCGATACAATTATTTCTGCCGCATCATGCACGACAAACTGCCTCGCTCCTATGGCAAAGGCTCTTAACGATTTAGCCCCGATCGTGTCAGGTTTCATGACTACAGTACACGCTTATACAGGCGATCAGATGATTCTCGACGGCCCTCACAGAAAGGGTGATTTACGCCGCGCAAGAGCAGCAGCCTGCAACATCGTCCCGAACTCAACAGGAGCAGCAAAGGCAATCGGACTCGTTATTCCTGAATTATCCGGCAAACTTGACGGAGCAGCGCAGAGAGTTCCCACTCCTACAGGTTCTACTACGATTCTTGACGCAGTAGTTGAAGGCACATGGACAAAGGAACAAGTCAATGACCAAATGAAGAAGGAAGCGACAGAGTCATTTGAGTATAACACTGATCAAATAGTATCGTCTGATATTATTGACAGCACAGCGGGATCAATTTTTGACGCAACACAGACAAAATGCAAGCCAGTCGGGGATAAAATGACTCTCGTTCAGGTTGTATCTTGGTACGATAACGAGAATTCTTACACGAGCCAAATGGTAAGAACTATTAAATATTTCTCGGAGCTTAAATAA